Proteins co-encoded in one Candidatus Thiodictyon syntrophicum genomic window:
- a CDS encoding YchJ family protein, whose product MSEKGTNTQDPCPCGSGLTYPACCGPFIAGTELPQTAQQLMRSRYTAYTRGDAAYLSATWHPTTRRQDLGADPRVRWLGLKIIATEAGGADDHRGLVEFVARYKIGGRAHRLHERSRFKRFQGRWFYVDAELTADP is encoded by the coding sequence ATGAGCGAAAAAGGCACTAACACTCAAGACCCCTGCCCCTGCGGCTCCGGACTCACCTACCCGGCCTGCTGCGGCCCCTTCATCGCCGGGACTGAGCTGCCGCAGACGGCGCAGCAACTCATGCGCTCGCGCTACACCGCCTACACGCGCGGCGACGCCGCTTACCTGAGCGCCACCTGGCACCCCACCACGCGGCGCCAGGACCTGGGTGCGGACCCGCGGGTCCGCTGGCTCGGACTCAAGATCATCGCCACCGAGGCGGGCGGAGCGGACGACCACCGCGGTTTGGTGGAGTTCGTCGCCCGCTACAAGATCGGCGGACGGGCCCACCGGCTGCACGAACGCAGCCGCTTCAAGCGCTTCCAGGGGCGGTGGTTCTACGTGGACGCCGAACTGACGGCGGACCCTTGA
- a CDS encoding DNA-methyltransferase, which produces MTSPSHSGNTPDLLDGDHAASLRHVLTARQDTLWTSLRQMGGQPRTHLSLRATYVVADIMDWLAGLPAHSLHAVVTDPPYGLIEYNRKDHDKLKSGRGGVWRIPPAYDGAKRRPLPRFTVLSPDEIAELDSFFSDLGDALLRVLVPGSHLFIASNPLLSTLTFHALQRSGFEKRGELIRLVQTLRGGDRPKGAEDEFPEVCMMARSCWEPWGIFRKPFPGTAAQNLRRWGTGGLRRITNDEPFKDVIVCSPTRGREREIAPHPSLKPQRFMRQVVRAALPLGVGIIYDPFAGSGSTLAAAAAVGYLAIGTDRDESYHALARAAFGPLSALKVGDL; this is translated from the coding sequence ATGACCAGCCCGTCGCATTCCGGTAACACCCCCGATCTGCTCGACGGGGATCACGCGGCCAGCTTGCGGCATGTCTTGACCGCGCGACAAGACACCCTGTGGACGTCGCTAAGGCAAATGGGCGGACAACCGCGCACCCATCTTTCGCTCCGGGCCACCTATGTCGTCGCCGACATCATGGACTGGCTCGCCGGGCTTCCGGCGCATTCCCTACATGCCGTCGTGACCGATCCCCCCTATGGCCTGATCGAGTACAACCGCAAGGATCACGACAAATTGAAGAGCGGTCGCGGCGGGGTCTGGCGTATTCCGCCGGCATACGATGGCGCCAAGCGCAGACCCCTGCCCAGATTTACCGTTCTCTCGCCAGACGAAATCGCCGAACTCGACAGCTTTTTCAGCGACCTGGGCGATGCCTTACTGCGGGTGCTGGTTCCGGGCAGCCATCTGTTCATCGCGTCCAATCCGCTGCTTTCGACCCTGACATTCCATGCGCTGCAGCGTTCCGGCTTCGAGAAGCGCGGTGAACTCATCCGGTTGGTACAGACGCTGCGGGGTGGGGATCGACCCAAAGGCGCCGAGGATGAATTCCCAGAGGTCTGTATGATGGCCCGCTCCTGTTGGGAGCCCTGGGGCATCTTTCGCAAGCCGTTTCCGGGTACGGCCGCCCAAAACCTTCGGCGTTGGGGCACCGGTGGATTACGCCGGATCACCAATGACGAGCCCTTCAAAGACGTGATCGTCTGCTCGCCCACCCGCGGGCGCGAGCGGGAGATCGCACCGCACCCCTCGCTGAAGCCGCAGCGCTTCATGCGCCAAGTGGTTCGTGCCGCGCTCCCGTTAGGCGTCGGCATTATTTACGATCCGTTTGCCGGAAGCGGATCGACCCTGGCCGCCGCTGCCGCCGTCGGCTACCTCGCGATCGGCACCGATCGCGACGAAAGCTATCACGCCTTGGCCCGCGCCGCCTTCGGTCCGCTCTCTGCCCTCAAGGTCGGTGACTTATAA
- the leuC gene encoding 3-isopropylmalate dehydratase large subunit translates to MGARTLYDKLWDDHLVRVDEDGTALLYIDRQLVHEVTSPQAFEGLRLAGRTPWRAAANLAVPDHNVPTANLAAGITDPVARLQVETLGANCRTFGITEFAMGDPRQGICHVIGPEQGFTLPGSTLVCGDSHTATHGAFGALAFGVGTSEVEHVLATQCLLQRKSKAMLISVEGAVGPGVTAKDIVLAIIGEIGTAGGTGFVVEFGGEAIRALSMEGRMTVCNMAIEAGARAGLVAVDEQTITYLRGRHFAPKGDLFERAADHWRTMVSDPGAAFDQVVRLDAADIKPQVTWGTSPEMVLPVDGRVPDPALEPDPTKAAGMRRALAYMGLEAGTPITAIRPDKVFIGSCTNSRIEDLRAAAAVVEGRRVAPGIRLALVVPGSGPVKVQAEAEGLDRIFTAAGFEWREPGCSMCLAMNADRLEPQERCASTSNRNFEGRQGPGGRTHLVSPAMAAAAAVTGHFVDVRTL, encoded by the coding sequence ATGGGTGCCCGAACCCTCTACGACAAACTCTGGGACGATCATCTGGTGCGGGTCGATGAGGACGGCACGGCGCTCCTCTACATCGACCGGCAACTGGTGCACGAGGTGACCTCCCCGCAGGCCTTCGAGGGTCTGCGGCTGGCCGGGCGCACCCCCTGGCGGGCGGCGGCGAACCTGGCGGTGCCGGATCACAATGTCCCCACCGCCAACCTGGCCGCGGGCATCACGGACCCGGTCGCACGGCTCCAGGTGGAGACCCTGGGCGCGAACTGCCGCACCTTCGGCATCACCGAGTTCGCGATGGGCGATCCGCGGCAGGGGATCTGCCACGTCATCGGCCCGGAGCAGGGCTTCACCCTGCCGGGCAGCACGCTGGTGTGCGGCGACTCCCATACCGCGACCCACGGGGCCTTCGGGGCCCTCGCCTTCGGCGTCGGGACCTCGGAGGTGGAGCATGTGCTCGCCACCCAGTGCCTGCTCCAACGCAAGTCCAAGGCCATGCTGATCAGTGTCGAGGGCGCGGTCGGCCCCGGGGTGACCGCCAAGGACATCGTGCTCGCCATCATCGGGGAGATCGGCACCGCGGGCGGCACGGGCTTCGTGGTCGAGTTCGGCGGTGAGGCGATCCGGGCCCTGTCCATGGAAGGGCGCATGACCGTCTGCAACATGGCCATCGAGGCCGGCGCCCGCGCCGGGCTGGTCGCCGTGGACGAGCAGACGATCACCTACCTGCGTGGTCGCCACTTCGCCCCCAAGGGCGACCTCTTCGAGCGCGCCGCTGACCACTGGCGCACCATGGTGAGCGATCCGGGTGCCGCGTTCGACCAGGTGGTCCGGCTCGACGCGGCCGACATCAAGCCGCAGGTAACCTGGGGGACCTCCCCTGAGATGGTGCTGCCGGTGGATGGGCGGGTGCCGGACCCGGCCTTGGAGCCGGACCCGACCAAGGCCGCCGGCATGCGCCGCGCCCTGGCCTACATGGGACTGGAGGCCGGCACCCCGATCACCGCGATCCGCCCGGACAAGGTCTTCATCGGCTCCTGTACCAACTCGCGTATCGAAGACCTGCGGGCCGCGGCGGCCGTGGTAGAGGGCCGCCGGGTCGCCCCGGGGATCCGGCTCGCGCTGGTGGTCCCTGGCTCGGGCCCGGTCAAGGTGCAGGCCGAGGCCGAGGGGCTGGACCGCATCTTCACCGCGGCCGGTTTCGAGTGGCGTGAGCCCGGTTGTTCCATGTGTCTGGCCATGAACGCGGATCGCCTGGAGCCCCAGGAGCGTTGCGCCTCGACCTCCAACCGCAACTTCGAGGGCCGGCAGGGGCCGGGCGGGCGTACCCACCTGGTGAGCCCGGCCATGGCCGCCGCCGCCGCGGTGACCGGTCATTTCGTCGATGTGAGGACGCTCTAG
- the leuB gene encoding 3-isopropylmalate dehydrogenase, whose protein sequence is MSKKVLVLPGDGIGPEIIGEAVKLLEALNATGEVAIELSHALVGGAAYDETGDPLPSATLAAARAADAVLLGAVGGPKWEPLHISKRPERGLLGLRAGLGLFANLRPAILYPQLAGASTLKPEVVSGLDILIVRELTGDIYFGQPRGVETLASGERRGINTMVYTESEVERICRVAFDLAMQRQRRVCSVDKANVLECTELWREVATRVAADYPDLTLTHMYVDNAAMQLVRAPKQFDVMVTGNLFGDILSDCASQLTGSIGMLPSASLNAAGQGMYEPIHGSAPDIAGQGVANPLATLLSVAMMLRYSLEAPAVADRIEAAVSRVLDAGLRTADIMSAGMRRVSTIEMGEAVVAALRQ, encoded by the coding sequence TTGTCGAAGAAGGTTTTGGTACTCCCGGGTGACGGCATCGGCCCGGAGATCATCGGGGAGGCCGTCAAGCTCCTCGAGGCCTTGAACGCCACCGGTGAGGTGGCGATCGAGCTCTCGCACGCCCTGGTGGGCGGGGCGGCCTATGACGAGACCGGTGACCCCCTGCCGTCGGCGACCCTGGCCGCCGCCCGGGCCGCCGACGCGGTCCTGTTGGGCGCCGTGGGCGGGCCCAAGTGGGAGCCCCTGCACATCTCCAAGCGGCCGGAACGGGGCCTGTTGGGCCTGCGCGCGGGACTCGGACTCTTCGCCAACCTGCGCCCGGCGATCCTCTACCCCCAGTTGGCCGGGGCTTCGACCCTCAAGCCGGAGGTGGTCTCCGGGCTCGATATCCTGATCGTGCGTGAGTTGACGGGGGACATCTATTTCGGGCAGCCTCGGGGGGTCGAGACGCTGGCCTCCGGCGAGCGCCGGGGGATCAATACCATGGTCTATACCGAGTCCGAGGTGGAGCGGATCTGCCGCGTTGCCTTCGATCTGGCCATGCAGCGCCAACGGCGGGTGTGCTCGGTGGACAAGGCGAACGTCCTGGAGTGCACCGAGCTGTGGCGCGAGGTGGCGACCCGGGTCGCCGCCGACTATCCGGACCTCACCCTGACGCACATGTATGTGGACAATGCGGCCATGCAACTGGTGCGGGCGCCCAAGCAGTTCGACGTGATGGTGACCGGCAACCTGTTCGGTGACATCCTCTCTGACTGCGCCTCCCAGCTCACCGGCTCCATCGGCATGTTGCCCTCGGCCTCGCTCAATGCCGCCGGTCAGGGCATGTACGAACCGATCCACGGCTCGGCCCCGGACATTGCCGGCCAGGGCGTGGCCAACCCGCTCGCCACCCTGCTCTCGGTGGCCATGATGTTGCGCTACTCGCTGGAGGCGCCGGCCGTGGCCGACCGGATCGAGGCGGCGGTGTCGCGCGTGCTGGATGCGGGTCTGCGGACCGCGGACATCATGTCCGCCGGGATGCGCCGGGTGAGCACGATCGAGATGGGCGAGGCGGTCGTCGCGGCCCTGAGGCAGTGA
- a CDS encoding serine/threonine protein kinase — translation MKTSSPTPYADLSPDRVLDAVDSIGLPTDGHLLALNSYENRVYQVGIDEAEPVIAKFYRPGRWDDAAILEEHAFSQELADAEIPAVPPYATLGRTLHEHRGHRFSLSPRHGGRTPELEDAAVLEWLGRLLGRIHAIGAVTPFQHRPTLDIEAFGTRPRDLLLAGGWVPKDLLPAYSSVVDQALEGVHACFERAGDYTAIRLHGDCHRGNLLWTDRGPHFVDFDDARMGPAVQDLWMLLSGERPDQTRQLADVLAGYEDFCDFDHRELHLIEALRTLRQIHYAAWLAGRWEDPAFPAAFPWFNTQHYWQDHILALREQIAAMEEGPLWSA, via the coding sequence ATGAAAACCTCAAGCCCCACCCCCTATGCCGACCTGAGCCCGGATCGCGTGCTCGATGCGGTGGACTCCATCGGGCTCCCCACCGACGGCCACCTGCTGGCGCTCAACAGCTACGAGAACCGCGTCTACCAGGTCGGCATCGACGAGGCCGAACCGGTCATCGCCAAGTTCTACCGCCCCGGCCGCTGGGACGACGCCGCCATCCTGGAGGAACACGCCTTCAGCCAGGAGTTGGCGGACGCCGAGATCCCGGCGGTCCCGCCCTACGCGACCCTGGGGCGGACCCTGCACGAACACCGCGGCCACCGCTTCTCCCTGAGCCCCCGGCACGGCGGGCGCACGCCGGAACTGGAGGACGCCGCGGTGCTGGAGTGGCTCGGGCGGCTCTTGGGGCGCATCCATGCCATCGGCGCCGTCACCCCCTTCCAGCATCGCCCCACACTCGACATCGAGGCATTCGGCACCCGCCCGCGCGACCTGCTGCTCGCCGGGGGCTGGGTCCCCAAAGACCTGTTGCCGGCCTACAGCTCGGTCGTGGATCAGGCACTCGAGGGGGTGCACGCCTGCTTTGAACGGGCCGGAGACTACACGGCTATCCGCCTGCACGGCGACTGCCACCGCGGCAATCTGCTGTGGACCGACCGCGGCCCCCACTTCGTCGACTTCGACGACGCCCGCATGGGACCCGCCGTGCAGGACCTGTGGATGCTGCTCTCCGGCGAGCGCCCCGATCAGACCCGCCAATTGGCCGACGTACTCGCCGGCTACGAGGACTTCTGCGACTTCGACCACCGGGAACTGCACCTGATTGAGGCCCTGCGGACGCTACGCCAAATCCACTACGCCGCCTGGCTCGCCGGCCGCTGGGAGGACCCCGCCTTCCCCGCCGCCTTCCCCTGGTTCAACACCCAGCACTACTGGCAGGACCACATCCTGGCCCTGCGCGAACAGATCGCCGCCATGGAAGAGGGGCCGCTGTGGTCGGCCTGA
- a CDS encoding trypsin-like peptidase domain-containing protein produces MHDGHPWQVRISAPAHPHESVGSGVLIGPRHVITCASVVGAALGVAVGPEPPGGEVALELPLLPIPYRGSGTLVAWVPEAGWDPRWNPPGARPPGLAVLQLGEPAPATAIPARLEPIAPSHYRNRAVFCLGFPPDSPAGRRVHADCANADAETITGLETDHGTIERSFTGTGAWDPIRESVLGLVVADEFPSALALLIPAHCLLAVWPDAPVRADRGTGARLLGWVAGLDTRRGNLLLRLFAGLAFAGLGLVWWLEPDTQPALEQAPSVAATSLISGFVWEPTGKPIPGVRVLVPARGVAAETDRFGHFSLRFQEAAGAAVEVVVMAPGYQSLTEPARIGESGLNLVLRRPEPSDGAPAETGDGLEGSPHVGYPDGQRP; encoded by the coding sequence ATGCACGACGGTCATCCTTGGCAGGTACGCATCAGTGCGCCCGCCCACCCCCACGAGAGCGTCGGCAGCGGCGTGCTGATCGGCCCACGGCACGTCATCACCTGTGCGAGTGTGGTCGGCGCCGCCTTGGGGGTCGCGGTCGGCCCCGAGCCCCCCGGGGGTGAGGTGGCGCTGGAACTGCCGCTGCTGCCGATCCCCTACCGGGGCTCAGGCACCCTGGTCGCCTGGGTGCCGGAGGCCGGATGGGACCCGCGCTGGAACCCTCCCGGGGCGCGGCCGCCCGGGCTCGCGGTGCTGCAACTCGGTGAGCCGGCCCCGGCGACGGCGATTCCGGCCCGACTGGAGCCGATCGCACCGTCGCACTATCGCAACCGGGCGGTCTTCTGCCTGGGGTTCCCGCCCGACAGTCCCGCGGGTCGGCGCGTCCACGCCGATTGCGCCAATGCGGACGCCGAGACCATCACCGGCCTTGAGACCGACCACGGCACCATCGAGCGGAGCTTTACCGGAACCGGGGCCTGGGACCCGATCCGCGAGTCGGTCCTGGGGCTGGTGGTGGCGGACGAGTTCCCGAGCGCGCTGGCCCTGCTGATCCCCGCCCATTGCCTGCTCGCCGTCTGGCCCGACGCGCCGGTGCGCGCCGACCGGGGGACCGGCGCGCGCCTGCTGGGGTGGGTGGCTGGCTTGGACACGCGCCGGGGCAATCTGCTCCTGCGCCTGTTCGCCGGCCTGGCCTTCGCCGGTCTGGGACTGGTCTGGTGGCTGGAACCGGACACCCAGCCCGCCCTTGAACAAGCGCCAAGCGTCGCGGCGACGAGCCTCATCAGCGGTTTTGTCTGGGAGCCGACCGGCAAGCCCATCCCCGGGGTGCGCGTGCTGGTCCCGGCGCGGGGAGTGGCCGCCGAAACCGACCGCTTCGGCCACTTCAGCCTCCGATTCCAGGAAGCGGCCGGCGCCGCGGTCGAGGTCGTCGTCATGGCCCCCGGTTATCAGAGCCTCACCGAGCCGGCGCGGATCGGCGAGTCCGGCCTCAATCTGGTACTAAGACGCCCAGAACCCTCGGACGGCGCCCCGGCGGAGACTGGGGACGGGCTGGAAGGAAGCCCCCACGTGGGCTACCCGGACGGACAGCGGCCTTAA
- the asd gene encoding aspartate-semialdehyde dehydrogenase: MNRVGFVGWRGMVGSVLLERMCAEDDFAHIAMPVFFTTSQVGQPGPEVGRGRRPLSDAGSIDALGEMDIIVTCQGGDYTKEVYPRLRAAGWDGYWIDAASARRMEPEATIILDPVNRDLIDAALAAGRREFIGGNCTVSLMLMAIGGLFRAGVVEWVSAMTYQAASGAGAKHMRELLVQMGALHAAVGPLLADPAAAILEIDRVVTQTLRGSDFPSTRFEVPLAGSLIPWIDAQLDNGQSREEWKSGVETNKILGLTAHPIPVDGLCVRVGAMRCHSQGLTIKLNQDLSVEEAAHLIAGANDWVRVVPNERARTIAELSPAAVTGRLQVPVGRLRKLTLGERYLAAFTVGDQLLWGAAEPLRRMLRILLER, encoded by the coding sequence ATGAATCGTGTCGGGTTTGTCGGCTGGCGGGGGATGGTGGGTTCGGTCCTCCTGGAGCGCATGTGCGCGGAAGACGATTTCGCGCACATCGCGATGCCGGTCTTTTTCACCACCTCCCAGGTCGGTCAACCAGGGCCCGAGGTCGGGCGGGGCCGCCGGCCCCTGAGCGACGCCGGGTCTATCGACGCCCTGGGTGAGATGGACATCATCGTCACCTGCCAGGGCGGCGACTATACCAAGGAGGTCTACCCGCGGCTGCGGGCTGCGGGCTGGGACGGTTACTGGATCGATGCCGCCTCGGCCCGGCGCATGGAACCCGAGGCCACGATCATCCTGGACCCGGTCAACCGCGACCTGATCGACGCGGCCCTGGCGGCCGGGCGGCGCGAGTTCATCGGCGGCAATTGCACCGTGAGCCTGATGCTGATGGCCATCGGCGGGCTGTTCCGGGCGGGGGTGGTCGAGTGGGTCAGTGCCATGACCTATCAGGCCGCCTCCGGGGCCGGCGCCAAACACATGCGCGAGCTGCTGGTGCAGATGGGGGCACTCCACGCGGCGGTCGGACCCCTGCTCGCGGACCCGGCCGCGGCCATCCTGGAGATCGACCGGGTGGTCACGCAGACCCTGCGGGGAAGCGATTTCCCCAGCACCCGGTTCGAGGTGCCGCTGGCGGGGAGTCTGATCCCCTGGATCGACGCCCAGTTGGACAACGGCCAGAGCCGGGAGGAGTGGAAGAGCGGGGTGGAGACCAACAAGATCCTGGGGCTGACCGCGCACCCTATCCCGGTCGACGGCCTGTGCGTGCGGGTAGGCGCAATGCGTTGCCATAGTCAAGGCCTGACGATCAAGCTCAACCAGGACCTGTCAGTCGAGGAGGCGGCGCACCTGATCGCCGGTGCCAACGACTGGGTACGGGTGGTACCGAATGAGCGCGCGCGCACCATCGCCGAGCTGTCACCGGCCGCGGTGACCGGGCGCCTCCAGGTCCCGGTGGGGCGCCTGCGCAAGCTGACGCTGGGGGAGCGCTACCTGGCCGCCTTCACGGTTGGAGATCAGTTGTTGTGGGGGGCCGCCGAACCGTTGCGGCGCATGCTGCGGATCCTGCTTGAGCGCTGA
- the leuD gene encoding 3-isopropylmalate dehydratase small subunit, which yields MDPFQNFTGVVLPLDRANVDTDAIIPKQFLKSIKRSGFGPYLFDEWRYLDHGEPEMDCTARPRNPDFVLNDPRYAGAEVLLARENFGCGSSREHAPWALANFGIRVILAPSYADIFFNNCFKNGILPIVLDAATVARLFALAGGEQALRIAVDLPGQTLDLAGETIAFSVDAFRKQCLLEGLDDIGLTLKHVDAIRAYEARRQLVAPWQF from the coding sequence ATGGACCCGTTCCAGAACTTCACCGGGGTCGTGCTGCCGCTCGATCGGGCCAACGTCGACACCGATGCGATCATCCCCAAGCAATTCCTCAAAAGCATCAAGCGCAGCGGCTTCGGGCCCTATCTCTTCGACGAGTGGCGCTACCTGGACCACGGTGAGCCCGAGATGGACTGCACCGCCCGGCCGCGCAACCCGGACTTCGTCCTCAACGACCCGCGTTACGCGGGCGCCGAGGTCCTGCTGGCGCGGGAGAACTTCGGCTGCGGCTCGTCCCGGGAGCACGCCCCCTGGGCCCTGGCGAACTTCGGTATCCGGGTGATCCTGGCGCCGAGCTACGCCGATATCTTTTTCAACAACTGCTTCAAGAACGGTATCCTGCCCATCGTTCTCGATGCCGCGACCGTCGCGCGGCTCTTCGCCCTTGCCGGCGGGGAGCAGGCGTTGCGGATCGCCGTCGACCTGCCGGGTCAGACCCTGGATCTGGCGGGTGAGACCATCGCCTTCAGCGTGGATGCCTTCCGCAAGCAGTGCCTGCTCGAGGGTCTGGACGACATCGGTCTGACCTTGAAGCACGTGGACGCCATCCGCGCCTACGAGGCCCGCCGTCAGCTCGTGGCGCCCTGGCAGTTCTGA